From the genome of Clostridia bacterium:
CTTGCATCAGGTGTACCAGCTTGGAAAGCAGAACCTTAGTCTCGGCGGTGGTCTCCCCGAGTAAACTTGCGATCTCTTGAGCAACCTGCATTTGTTTTTGGATAACCTCTTGAGCCCGAGCCGCTGTAGTCATTTTCAACTGTTTTATTTCTTCATGCCGCTTCTGTTCCTCCGTGATATCTATGAAGAAGCCCACGACCACATTTTGCTTTTCGACGTAAAAGATGGACTGGTCGGTAACTAGATCATACTGGGGATACGCTACTACAGTCCTTATAACCCCTCTCTTGGCTAAGACCGACTGGAAATGGGCAGGGTCAATCAATCGAGATAGATGACGGCCTATTATCCTTGCTGCCTCGCACCTAAACATTTTTTCCGCTGCCGGATTAATATTGATGATGCGCAAGCTATCGTTGACAATTATGATGGCATTAGGTGAAGACCTTGTTATTATATCGGAAAACGATTCAGCCTGTGCCCGCATAAAGGGCATACACATTTCAATTTCGGCTAGTCCCTGATATACAGCTATTGCCTTTTCTCGACACGAGCCATACCCGCAGGCGCCACAGTTTAATTCATCCTCTGGAACCAGTTTCCCTGTTCTTGCCAAGATAGCCTTAATCGCCGCTTCGTCGGGGACAGGAAGCGGAACAGCCC
Proteins encoded in this window:
- a CDS encoding PAS domain S-box protein encodes the protein MRRNRVIQHHRQSQAKLAGENTLDLSRVKVNLERRYKSRAVPLPVPDEAAIKAILARTGKLVPEDELNCGACGYGSCREKAIAVYQGLAEIEMCMPFMRAQAESFSDIITRSSPNAIIIVNDSLRIININPAAEKMFRCEAARIIGRHLSRLIDPAHFQSVLAKRGVIRTVVAYPQYDLVTDQSIFYVEKQNVVVGFFIDITEEQKRHEEIKQLKMTTAARAQEVIQKQMQVAQEIASLLGETTAETKVLLSKLVHLMQEEN